The following are encoded together in the Limanda limanda chromosome 12, fLimLim1.1, whole genome shotgun sequence genome:
- the cnih1 gene encoding protein cornichon homolog 1 encodes MAFTFAAFCYMLALLLTAALIFFAIWHIIAFDELKTDYKNPIDQCNTLNPLVLPEYLIHFFFCVMFFCAAEWLTLCLNLPLLAYHVWRYMSRPVMSCPGLYDPTTIMNADILAYCQKEGWCKLAFYLLSFFYYLYGMIYVLVSS; translated from the exons ATGGCGTTCACATTCGCGGCCTTTTGCTACATGCTCGCCCTGCTGCTCACGGCGGCGCTTATCTTCTTCGCTATCTGGCAC ATTATAGCATTTGACGAGCTGAAGACCGACTACAAGAATCCTATAGATCAGTGTAACACTTTAAATCCG CTGGTTCTTCCAGAGTATCTCatccacttcttcttctgtgtgatGTTCTTCTGTGCGGCCGAGTGGCTCACCCTCTGTCTCAACCTGCCGCTGCTGGCTTATCATGTGTGGAG GTATATGAGCAGACCCGTGATGAGCTGCCCTGGACTCTACGACCCAACGACCATCATGAACGCTGACATCCTGGCGTACTGTCAAAAGGAAGGCTGGTGCAAACTGGCTTTCTATCTCCTGTCATTCTTCTACTATCTCTATGG
- the gmfb gene encoding glia maturation factor beta has protein sequence MSDTLVVCGVDEDLVAKLKAFRFRKETNNAAIIMKIDKEKQLVILEEEYEDISPDDLGGELPERQPRFIVYSYKYVHDDGRVSYPLCFIFSSPVGCKPELQMMYAGSKLQLVQTVKMSKVFEIRNTEDLTEEWLKEKLGFFG, from the exons ATG TCTGATACCCTGGTGGTCTGTGGTGTTGATGAAGATCTGGTTGCGAAGCTGAAGGCGTTCCGTTTCCGGAAGGAGACCAACAACGCTGCCATCATCA TGAAGATTGATAAAGAAAAGCAGCTTGTTATTCTGGAGGAAGAGTACGAG gaCATTTCTCCTGATGATCTCGGAGGCGAATTGCCGGAGAGACAGCCAAG GTTTATCGTCTACAGTTATAAATACGTACACGATGATGGACGCGTGTCTTATCCCCTCTGCTTCATCTTCTCCAGTCCAGTGG GTTGCAAGCCGGAGCTGCAGATGATGTACGCAGGAAGCAAACTCCAACTGGTCCAAACGGTTAAGATGAGCAAG gtgtttGAGATCCGAAACACAGAGGACCTAACAGAGGAGTGGCTCAAGGAGAAACTGGGCTTCTTCGGCTAA
- the lgals3a gene encoding galectin-3, with protein sequence MADFSLTDALGDDTQGQAKRIGHTNPTGPVNHAPANPGWPGSAPGAPTQPSAPGPDFTGGSSGPGAPGQFPYPSGPGAPGQYPAPPSAPQGSPYGHGMPGQFPPAPGAPGQFPSSPGAPGQFPGQFPGHYAPEAAPGQLPGGPVPYPTGPFPSGPGAPSGPYQNVPYPGGQPGGNGMYGPGGPGGFPAPAGPGGFPAFPTGGFPPMPAGSWGPHAGGGFPPAPGPFGPGPGPMAPYGGPAAPGGMLMVPHDLPLHAGMMPRLLITIVGEPVPGADRFHIDFIKDDDVVFHFNPRFPEQSIVRNSNLDGCWGPEERDGGFPFVQGHRFELKILVEEDSFKVAVDGTHLLEYEHRVGGLEEVTLVRVVGDVILYSAAPSMI encoded by the exons ATGGCAGATTTCTCG ctgacaGATGCTTTGGGAGACGACACCCAAGGCCAGGCTAAGAGAATAGGCCACACCAACCCGACTGGCCCGGTTAACCATGCTCCTGCTAACCCGGGATGGCCTGGTTCAGCCCCCGGAGCTCCCACCCAGCCCTCAGCTCCCGGGCCTGACTTCACCGGGGGATCCTCAGGCCCAGGAGCCCCAGGCCAGTTCCCCTACCCGTCTGGTCCTGGAGCTCCAGGGCAATACCCGGCTCCCCCTTCAGCACCCCAAGGGTCCCCCTATGGTCATGGGATGCCTGGACAATTCCCACCTGCACCAGGAGCTCCGGGGCAGTTCCCCTCCAGCCCTGGAGCCCCCGGGCAGTTCCCAGGCCAGTTCCCTGGGCACTATGCACCTGAAGCAGCTCCAGGACAGCTGCCTGGAGGTCCTGTTCCTTACCCAACCGGACCGTTCCCCTCTGGCCCTGGAGCTCCTTCTGGGCCCTATCAAAATGTGCCTTACCCAGGTGGCCAGCCAGGAGGCAACGGCATGTACGGACCAGGAGGTCCAGGTGGATTCCCCGCTCCAGCTGGCCCTGGTGGTTTCCCGGCCTTCCCCACTGGAGGTTTCCCCCCGATGCCTGCTGGGTCCTGGGGACCACATGCAGGTGGAGGCTTCCCTCCTGCTCCCGGCCCCTTTGGTCCTGGCCCCGGCCCCATGGCTCCATACGGTGGACCTGCTGCACCAGGAGGCATGCTG ATGGTACCACATGATCTTCCTCTTCATGCCGGAATGATGCCACGACTCTTGATCACGATAGTTGGGGAGCCCGTACCTGGAGCGGACAG GTTCCATATTGACTTCATTAAAGATGACGACGTCGTCTTTCATTTCAATCCTCGATTTCCTGAGCAGAGTATTGTCAGAAACTCCAACCTGGATGGCTGCTGGGGGCCGGAGGAGCGGGATGGAGGCTTCCCATTCGTTCAGGGACACCGCTTTGAG ctgaagatcctggtggaggaggacagcTTCAAAGTGGCGGTTGACGGAACTCACCTGCTGGAGTACGAGCACAGAGTGGGCGGCCTGGAGGAGGTGACTCTGGTGCGCGTGGTCGGAGACGTCATCCTCTACAGTGCAGCCCCGAGCATGATCTGA
- the synj2bp gene encoding synaptojanin-2-binding protein, translating to MNGSLRPSPSVVDIKLKRGPAGLGFNIVGGVDQQYVVNDNGIYVAKIKEDGAAALDGRLQEGDKILAINGVQLQDLMHKSAVDLFRMAGEDVNLCVLKKLLQHDNGSTDPQPDQSSPALSLGILLAVAGAAILFSLMYTRHIRKPF from the exons ATGAACGGCTCTCTGCGGCCCTCACCCAGCGTGGTGGACATCAAGCTGAAGCGGGGACCGGCAG gtCTGGGCTTCAACATAGTTGGAGGTGTGGACCAGCAGTATGTTGTGAATGACAATGGAATATATGTGgccaaaataaaagaagatgGAGCCGCGGCGTTGGATGGGAGACTCCAAGAGGGGGACAAGATTCTGGCG ATCAATGGAGTCCAGCTGCAGGATCTGATGCATAAATCTGCAGTGGATCTGTTCAGGATGGCCGGGGAAGATGTGAATCTCTGTGTTCTGAAGAAG ttgcTTCAACACGATAACGGCTCCACGGACCCACAACCCGATCAATCATCCCCGGCTCTTTCTCTGGGAATCCTTCTCGCTGTAGCCGGAGCCGCCATCCTCTTCTCACTCATGTACACGCGGCACATTCGGAAACCCTTTTAA